The proteins below come from a single Eucalyptus grandis isolate ANBG69807.140 chromosome 3, ASM1654582v1, whole genome shotgun sequence genomic window:
- the LOC104439062 gene encoding probable 2-oxoglutarate/Fe(II)-dependent dioxygenase: MNYYPVCPELERAIGLLPHADTTGITLLMECDNIPGLQVLSKDNRWGMVPPIPGSIVVNLGQIMEVYNNGVYRALDHRVVVNKEKERASIATFCYPSPSLLVGPPTQLLAATRLPPIYQTLSNSVEFLQRFLSHKLDDVVAFIDTLKL, translated from the coding sequence ATGAATTACTACCCGGTGTGCCCGGAACTTGAGAGAGCAATAGGTCTATTGCCGCATGCTGACACCACGGGGATCACCCTGTTGATGGAGTGCGACAACATCCCTGGCCTTCAGGTCCTTAGCAAGGACAACCGCTGGGGTATGGTGCCTCCCATTCCCGGCAGCATTGTCGTGAATTTAGGTCAAATCATGGAGGTTTACAACAACGGTGTGTACAGAGCGCTGGATCACAGAGTAGTGGTGaacaaagagaaggagagggcGTCCATAGCAACCTTCTGCTATCCCAGCCCATCTCTTCTGGTCGGACCTCCTACACAGCTCCTCGCCGCCACTAGACTCCCTCCTATCTACCAGACCCTCTCGAACTCTGTAGAATTCCTGCAGCGCTTCTTAAGCCACAAGCTTGATGATGTGGTTGCTTTCATCGACACCCTCAAGCTATAG
- the LOC120291647 gene encoding uncharacterized protein LOC120291647 has protein sequence MLTGSNFKRWKQDIELALGIVDMDLDLCEDEPARPNDQSTADQKAHYARWEKSNRLSLIAMKRSIAEHLISGLPEDTNARQFLEAVGERYRVSDKAEAGNLPSELTNMRYDAAMGVREFILKMVHIQSKLKAHEIVLSENFIVHHALNVLSAEFSQIKTAYSAQNETWSVNALILVLLFM, from the coding sequence ATGTTAACTGGATCAAACTTTAAGAGATGGAAGCAAGATATAGAGCTTGCTTTGGGCATTGTTGATATGGACTTGGATCTATGTGAGGATGAACCCGCCAGGCCCAATGATCAAAGTACTGCAGATCAAAAGGCCCATTATGCTAGATGGGAAAAATCTAATCGACTGAGCCTCATTGCTATGAAGAGGTCTATTGCTGAGCATCTGATTAGTGGTTTGCCGGAAGATACGAATGCCAGACAGTTCCTTGAAGCAGTGGGAGAAAGATATAGAGTCTCAGATAAGGCCGAAGCTGGGAACTTGCCGAGTGAGTTAACGAACATGAGGTATGATGCTGCTATGGGTGTTAGAGAATTTATACTGAAGATGGTCCACATTCAGTCCAAACTTAAGGCCCACGAAATTGTTCTTTCTGAAAATTTTATTGTGCATCACGCCttaaatgttttgtcagctgaATTTAGCCAGATTAAGACTGCTTATAGTGCTCAGAATGAGACATGGAGTGTTAATGCCTTGATTCTGGTGCTACTGTTCATGTGA
- the LOC104439063 gene encoding anthocyanidin 3-O-glucosyltransferase 7 encodes MASAAAMATDSRDLSPGQRQGYTEVDAGKRQRRGGDPVQRRRRGFRAASTAPPSCSDLAPFSSFSSSLRPLFADLELPCPELLPSGQIEISRRGLVSPVAGRGEMAEKVQVPWVALWVPTPYCLAAHVYIDVISELRRESSGGGTSTDNNDDNKSLGVIPGLSMMRISDLPKELIDDQDTSRSACMLREVGRVLPRGTAAVVMNSFAEVTPTPLMADLKSKFKMLLQVGCLAVSFPPLPLPSSSTSDTTGCLTWLDAREPRSVAYICFGTVAMPSPSELSAIGEALESTKTPFLWSIKESAMAFLPEGLQERTREYGKFVPWAPQAQVLSHLACGVYVTHCGYISMFESVVGGVPMVCKPFWADNMMNGRMIEEVWGIGVKVKDGTITKTGIEMALEVVLRGEDGKEMRKKAGELRERLVEAAGPNGIADADFKVLVKLISTS; translated from the exons ATGGCGTCAGCTGCTGCGATGGCGACAGACAGCAGGGATTTGTCTCCAGGACAGCGTCAGGGCTACACTGAAGTAGATGCTGGCAAACGACAGCGACGCGGCGGAGATCCGGTGCAGCGACGGCGTCGGGGGTTTCGGGCAGCGTCGACGGCGCCTCCTTCCTGCTCGGATCTGGCCCCCTTCtctagtttctcttcctctctccggCCCCTCTTCGCAGATCTGGAACTCCCTTGCCCGGAACTCCTCCCCTCCGGCCAGATCGAGATCTCCCGGCGGGGCCTCgtctcgccggtggccgggcgag GTGAAATGGCAGAGAAAGTGCAGGTTCCCTGGGTAGCCCTCTGGGTCCCCACTCCGTATTGTTTAGCGGCGCACGTGTACATTGACGTCATAAGTGAGCTCCGTCGTGAATCCTCTGGCGGTGGCACCTCCACTGACAACAACGACGACAACAAGAGCCTCGGAGTAATTCCCGGATTATCTATGATGCGCATTTCAGATCTTCCTAAGGAGCTAATCGATGATCAGGATACATCAAGGAGTGCATGCATGCTGCGCGAGGTGGGGCGTGTGCTCCCACGTGGCACTGCCGCTGTCGTCATGAACTCCTTCGCAGAAGTGACCCCGACACCTCTGATGGCGGACTTGAAATCCAAGTTCAAGATGCTCCTCCAAGTGGGGTGCCTCGCGGTGTCATTTCCCCCGCTGCCGCTGCCGTCGAGCTCCACCTCTGACACTACCGGTTGCTTGACATGGCTCGATGCTAGAGAACCTCGGTCTGTGGCGTACATATGCTTCGGGACGGTGGCAATGCCATCGCCAAGTGAGTTATCGGCTATTGGAGAAGCCTTAGAATCTACTAAGACACCATTTCTATGGTCCATCAAGGAAAGCGCGATGGCATTCTTGCCCGAGGGGCTCCAGGAGCGGACGAGAGAGTATGGAAAATTTGTCCCATGGGCTCCACAGGCCCAGGTGTTGAGCCACCTGGCATGTGGGGTCTATGTGACGCACTGCGGGTACATTTCGATGTTTGAGAGCGTGGTGGGTGGCGTGCCGATGGTATGCAAGCCATTCTGGGCGGACAACATGATGAATGGGAGGATGATAGAGGAAGTGTGGGGGATTGGAGTGAAAGTAAAAGATGGGACCATAACCAAGACTGGGATAGAGATGGCACTGGAGGTGGTGTTGAGGGGTGAGGATGGGAAGGAAATGAGGAAGAAAGCTGGTGAATTGAGGGAGAGATTGGTGGAGGCTGCGGGGCCTAATGGGATTGCTGATGCTGATTTCAAGGTCCTTGTGAAGCTCATCTCCACTTCATGA